The genomic interval TACCCGCCGCGCTTTCAACGCTAGGCCGACTGCGCTGGCACGCACTGCATCACGCGGCCGCCCGGGCCGCCACCAGGCGGGGGAGGACGGGCGTCCCTGGAGGCTGGCATGCTGACCGGCACCACAACTTCCTGTCTGCCCTGCAACCGCGCAGGTCCCGACCCCAGTGCCCAGTGCATCATTTCCCCGCACCCCCACCGTCAGCGCCCAGGAGGCGAAACCCATGCCCAAAGTGTTCCGCAGTCTCTACGTGCAGGTTCTCACGGCCATCGTCATCGGCGTGGCGGTCGGCCATTTCTTCCCCGGCGTGGGTGAGCAGCTCAAGCCCCTCGGGGACGGGTTCATCAAACTGATCAAGGTCGTGATCGGCCCCATCATCTTCTGTACGGTCGTCAGCGGTGTGGCCAGCATGCGCGACACGAAGAAGATCGGCCGGGTGGGCGGCAAGGCCCTGCTGTACTTCGAAGTGGTCACCACCCTCGCCCTGCTGATCGGGCTGGCGGTCGTGAATCTCGTGGGCCCCGGGCGCGGCATGAACGTCAACCCCGCCACGCTGGACACCAGCGGCATCACGAAGTACACCGAGGCGGCCGGCGAACAGACCGTCGCCGACTTCGTGCTGCACGTCATTCCCACCACCTTCGTCAGCGCATTCACGGAAGGGGACCTGCTGCAGGTTCTGCTGATCGCCCTGCTGAGCGGCTTCGCCCTGATCCGCATGGGTGACCTGGGTCAGCGCCTCCTCAAAGGCGTCGACGCGCTCAGCGTGCTGGTCTTCCAGATTCTGGGCTTCATCATGAAACTCGCCCCCATCGGCGCGTTCGGCGCCATGGCCTTCACGATCGGCAAGTACGGCGTGGGCAGCCTCCAGCAGCTCGCGTACCTGATGGGGACTTTCTACATCACGTGCTTCCTGTTCGTGTTCGTGGTCCTGAACGTCATTGCGCGCCTGGCCGGGTTCAGCCTCGTGAAGTTCCTGCGGTACATCAAAGAAGAGCTGCTGCTCGTGCTCGGCACCAGCTCCAGCGAGAGCGCCCTGCCGCGCCTGATGACCAAACTCGAGCATGCCGGCGCGAACAAGAGCGTCGTGGGCCTCGTCGTGCCCACCGGGTACTCCTTCAACCTGGACGGCACCAGCATCTACCTCACCATGGCTGCGGTGTTCATCGCGCAGGCCACCAACACCAACCTCAGCTTCGCGCAGGAGACCGCGCTGCTGGGCATCCTGCTCCTTACCAGCAAAGGCGCCGCCGGCGTCACAGGCAGCGGCTTCGTGGTTCTGGCCGGGACGCTCGCCGCACTGGGCAGCGTGCCCGTCGCAGGGCTCGCCCTGATCCTCGGCATCGACCGGTTCATGAGCGAAGGCCGCGCCATCACCAACATCATCGGCAACGGCGTCGCCACCCTGGTCGTCGCCCGCAGCGAGAACGCCCTGGATACACTCCGCCTCACCCGCGTCCTGAACGGAGAGCAGCTGCCGCCCGTGAACGCCGACGTGGAGGCCGAGGAGCACGGTGAAGGCCGCCCACTGAGCAGCGCGCAGCCCGCGTAACCCCTGAAGGAAGGGGGTAGCAGGGAGCAGTCCTGTTACCCCCCTTCCCAATTCCCGGGAGACCCGCTGGTCCGGCAGAACCAGCCCTGGGCCTCCCTGCTGAAAGCAAGGCCACCCTGAGCACCGGCCCCAGCCCCCATGCCGCAGGACACTGTCAGGTCATTGCGCACAGCCGGGCGACCCGGCCAAGGCGGCTAGTCCGCTGTCCAGTGCTTTCTGTCGGATGGGCCACCACGTTATGCACATGCTGCTGAGCCGGATGATTCGTCAGAGTGAGCTGGACAGTGGACTAGTAGAGCG from Deinococcus taeanensis carries:
- a CDS encoding dicarboxylate/amino acid:cation symporter, which gives rise to MPKVFRSLYVQVLTAIVIGVAVGHFFPGVGEQLKPLGDGFIKLIKVVIGPIIFCTVVSGVASMRDTKKIGRVGGKALLYFEVVTTLALLIGLAVVNLVGPGRGMNVNPATLDTSGITKYTEAAGEQTVADFVLHVIPTTFVSAFTEGDLLQVLLIALLSGFALIRMGDLGQRLLKGVDALSVLVFQILGFIMKLAPIGAFGAMAFTIGKYGVGSLQQLAYLMGTFYITCFLFVFVVLNVIARLAGFSLVKFLRYIKEELLLVLGTSSSESALPRLMTKLEHAGANKSVVGLVVPTGYSFNLDGTSIYLTMAAVFIAQATNTNLSFAQETALLGILLLTSKGAAGVTGSGFVVLAGTLAALGSVPVAGLALILGIDRFMSEGRAITNIIGNGVATLVVARSENALDTLRLTRVLNGEQLPPVNADVEAEEHGEGRPLSSAQPA